The Nocardioides sp. S-1144 genome includes a region encoding these proteins:
- a CDS encoding sensor histidine kinase, protein MTSAFAFTDPDDKLGAKNRLMSLRKTGLLDARRRLALDAITRLAAQTTAASSAAVSLVTSDRQIHPSTYRADGLPTESDERPISHSLCQFVVINDAPLVVEDARAHPVLSQHPAVLEDGVVSYAGLPLHDPDGEVLGALCVVDVVPRQWTEDQLVGLGDLVTAVETKIALGLSRREVHLDHQRLLSVLDGAAHTMIVLADSEGVVTMMNRAAALALNHDTTAIVGAWTLSDLTRIARPEVASPSASLGGGTAKDWTLEAADGSHRVISVQVNIVRDVIGEVEAYVVVGDDVSARRRAEHLLRDTVEQQGFIVKHLEALDAARSGFIATASHELRTPVTSILGYTELLADGAAGELSTAQSGMIDRVDRNSRRLLDLIEDLLNLARIDATASHRVRPLVDVVALASQAWEGLRPELVGRDLVTSVSVSRSSIVVSADPLQLERALLNLLSNAVKFTPDGGSVGLDVRSHDVNVIFEVTDTGLGIAADEHDAVFDPFYRSQSSHARATPGSGIGLSLVRRIAEDHGGTVQLESVLGQGTTVTLTIPSGGCVSA, encoded by the coding sequence GTGACCAGTGCGTTCGCGTTCACGGACCCAGACGACAAGCTCGGCGCCAAGAACCGGTTGATGAGTCTGCGAAAGACGGGGTTGCTCGACGCACGACGCAGACTGGCGCTCGACGCCATCACCCGCCTCGCGGCTCAAACCACTGCAGCCTCGAGTGCGGCCGTCTCGTTGGTCACCTCGGACCGCCAGATCCATCCCAGCACCTACAGGGCAGACGGGTTGCCGACAGAGTCGGATGAGCGCCCGATCTCGCACTCACTGTGTCAGTTCGTCGTCATCAACGATGCCCCCCTCGTCGTCGAGGATGCTCGGGCGCACCCGGTGCTGTCCCAGCATCCCGCGGTGTTGGAGGACGGCGTGGTGTCCTATGCGGGCCTGCCCCTCCATGATCCAGACGGCGAGGTCCTCGGCGCGCTGTGCGTGGTCGACGTCGTGCCGCGCCAGTGGACCGAGGACCAGCTTGTGGGGCTCGGCGACCTCGTGACCGCCGTGGAGACCAAGATCGCCCTGGGCCTGAGCAGGCGAGAAGTGCACCTCGATCACCAGCGACTCCTGAGTGTCCTCGACGGGGCAGCGCACACCATGATCGTCCTTGCGGACAGCGAGGGGGTGGTGACGATGATGAACCGCGCGGCCGCCCTCGCGTTGAACCACGACACCACGGCCATCGTTGGGGCGTGGACGCTCAGCGACCTGACACGAATCGCTCGACCCGAGGTCGCCAGCCCCAGCGCCAGCCTCGGGGGAGGCACGGCCAAGGACTGGACCCTCGAGGCCGCCGACGGCTCCCATCGGGTCATCTCGGTTCAGGTCAACATCGTCCGAGACGTCATCGGGGAGGTCGAGGCGTACGTGGTCGTGGGAGACGATGTCAGCGCCCGCCGCCGCGCCGAACACCTGCTTCGGGACACGGTCGAACAGCAAGGGTTCATCGTCAAGCACCTGGAGGCACTCGACGCTGCCCGCAGCGGATTCATCGCCACCGCAAGCCACGAGCTTCGCACCCCGGTGACCAGCATCCTGGGTTACACCGAGCTCCTTGCCGACGGTGCCGCCGGAGAACTGTCCACCGCCCAGTCCGGGATGATTGATCGCGTCGACCGCAACAGCCGGCGCCTGCTCGACCTCATCGAGGACCTGCTGAACTTGGCGCGCATCGATGCCACTGCCAGTCACCGCGTTCGACCCTTGGTCGACGTCGTGGCCCTGGCCAGCCAGGCCTGGGAAGGTCTTCGGCCGGAACTGGTGGGGCGTGATCTCGTCACGTCCGTCAGTGTCTCCCGCAGCAGCATCGTGGTCTCGGCCGATCCCTTGCAGCTGGAACGAGCACTACTCAACCTGCTGAGCAATGCCGTGAAGTTCACCCCCGACGGTGGATCCGTCGGACTCGATGTGCGTTCACACGACGTCAACGTCATCTTCGAAGTCACCGATACCGGTCTCGGCATCGCCGCGGACGAGCACGATGCTGTCTTCGATCCGTTCTACCGAAGTCAGAGCTCCCACGCACGAGCAACACCAGGTTCTGGCATCGGTCTCTCCCTGGTTCGCCGCATCGCCGAGGACCACGGAGGAACCGTTCAACTCGAGTCCGTTCTCGGTCAGGGCACAACCGTGACCCTGACAATCCCGTCCGGAGGGTGCGTGTCTGCCTAG
- a CDS encoding helix-turn-helix domain-containing protein, whose product MLVGSAEFLELPRQGRVEEREPVVVRMVSADDEDLLRPFLEREREALDLVVSGLANHEIAERLEVPQAMIKELLNRAYRKLGVRTRAHAIVTWGRRRRVAPDRSPRPVLEVHPVHPRRAAVPDDGPVAGAGERRSAGWAAQVHVVAPSRPTARAPSQMSPIPPMLATAALAKVIGQDLDQRTWANPREAQLTENPWPAPGDPMVLFLVHQAAAAIEAGADLCDTVRGLAVRAWFEGGVESYDQGQRDARRPRSS is encoded by the coding sequence ATGCTGGTCGGAAGTGCTGAGTTTCTCGAACTGCCCCGCCAAGGTCGTGTGGAGGAGCGGGAGCCCGTGGTGGTGCGCATGGTGAGCGCCGACGACGAGGACCTACTCCGCCCGTTCCTGGAGCGAGAACGCGAGGCCCTGGATCTGGTCGTGAGCGGGCTCGCCAACCACGAGATCGCCGAGCGGCTCGAAGTTCCGCAGGCCATGATCAAGGAGCTCCTCAACCGGGCCTACCGCAAGCTCGGCGTCCGCACGCGCGCACACGCGATCGTCACGTGGGGCCGTCGACGCCGCGTGGCACCTGACCGATCACCGCGCCCGGTGCTTGAGGTGCACCCCGTGCACCCACGTCGCGCCGCCGTCCCGGACGACGGACCGGTGGCGGGCGCGGGGGAGCGGAGGTCTGCCGGCTGGGCCGCGCAGGTCCACGTCGTAGCGCCGTCGAGACCTACAGCTCGTGCGCCGAGCCAGATGTCCCCGATCCCGCCCATGCTTGCCACTGCAGCCCTCGCCAAGGTCATCGGGCAGGACCTCGACCAGCGGACCTGGGCAAATCCTCGCGAAGCTCAGCTCACCGAGAACCCGTGGCCGGCCCCGGGGGATCCGATGGTCCTGTTCCTGGTGCACCAGGCCGCTGCTGCCATCGAGGCAGGCGCGGATCTGTGTGACACGGTTCGTGGTCTTGCCGTGCGGGCATGGTTCGAAGGCGGCGTCGAGTCCTACGACCAGGGGCAGCGCGACGCCCGACGCCCGAGGTCGTCATGA
- a CDS encoding PP2C family protein-serine/threonine phosphatase has translation MTPRTASHYIGIQTDVTQRVEAEIEGRRALEAEREARAEAESARSRVSFLIEAMNQLTATLDVEESTARLLSLVVPYLADWALLLPSDRYDQTQPTSRHRHAARQRQVEDLATDLPTGFATQVASDLFSGHRRVQLLDCADPADLLGGATDSQAPGVAEHLRTLGGSQALIMALSGRSHIHDILVLVRSPGRQPFNEPDVDMALDLGRRAGMILENASLYQTQARIAEVLQRSLLPALTPVAGIESAARYLANESSAEIGGDFYELLDFHQDGLGIAIGDVNGHDILAAAAMGHLKGLLRAAAFEDFAAPAAVLEKVDRLILGLGMPTIATAVYAHVARDDDGWTLTWSGAGHPPLVLRHPDGAVEVLPVELNDTLLGLQTGRRTTHEIALRPGTTVVGYTDGLVERRGEPLDHSLGRLAEAVGTAPHAVEELCDHLLDVMSHGTRDDDIALLAVTLG, from the coding sequence GTGACCCCGAGGACCGCATCGCACTACATCGGGATCCAGACCGACGTCACGCAGCGCGTCGAAGCCGAGATCGAAGGTCGACGCGCCCTGGAAGCCGAACGGGAGGCTCGCGCCGAGGCCGAGTCCGCCCGCAGCCGGGTGTCGTTCCTCATCGAGGCGATGAACCAACTGACCGCCACCCTCGACGTCGAGGAGTCAACTGCCCGGTTGCTGTCGTTGGTGGTCCCGTACCTGGCCGACTGGGCCCTGTTGCTGCCCAGCGACCGCTACGACCAGACGCAGCCGACCAGTCGTCACCGCCACGCCGCGCGGCAGAGACAGGTCGAGGACCTCGCCACCGACCTGCCGACTGGTTTCGCCACGCAAGTGGCCTCCGACCTGTTCTCAGGTCACCGCCGGGTCCAGCTCCTCGACTGCGCCGACCCCGCCGACCTCCTGGGCGGGGCCACTGATTCGCAGGCACCGGGTGTGGCAGAACACCTCCGAACCCTGGGAGGAAGCCAGGCCCTGATCATGGCACTCAGTGGTCGCTCGCATATCCACGACATCCTGGTGCTGGTCAGGTCTCCGGGCCGGCAACCGTTCAACGAGCCCGACGTCGACATGGCGCTCGACCTCGGGCGCCGAGCCGGGATGATCCTGGAGAACGCGAGCCTGTACCAGACGCAAGCACGAATAGCCGAGGTGCTCCAACGCAGCCTGCTGCCGGCACTGACCCCCGTCGCCGGCATCGAGTCCGCCGCACGCTACCTCGCCAACGAGAGCAGCGCTGAGATCGGTGGCGACTTCTACGAGCTCCTCGACTTCCACCAAGACGGGCTTGGCATCGCAATCGGTGACGTCAACGGGCACGACATCCTCGCCGCCGCCGCGATGGGGCACCTCAAGGGACTGCTGCGCGCCGCCGCCTTCGAGGACTTCGCCGCACCCGCCGCCGTGCTGGAGAAGGTGGACCGGCTCATCCTGGGGCTCGGCATGCCCACCATCGCCACCGCCGTCTACGCTCACGTGGCCAGGGACGACGACGGCTGGACACTCACGTGGAGCGGGGCCGGCCACCCGCCGTTGGTCCTCCGCCACCCCGACGGTGCGGTCGAGGTCCTGCCCGTCGAGCTCAACGACACCCTCCTCGGGCTCCAGACCGGTCGACGCACCACCCATGAGATCGCGCTACGGCCCGGCACCACCGTCGTTGGTTACACCGACGGCCTGGTCGAACGCCGCGGCGAACCCCTAGACCACTCCCTAGGACGACTCGCCGAAGCCGTCGGGACAGCACCCCACGCGGTCGAGGAGTTGTGCGACCACCTCCTCGACGTCATGAGCCACGGCACCCGCGACGACGACATCGCGCTGCTCGCCGTCACCCTGGGCTGA
- a CDS encoding helix-turn-helix domain-containing protein, producing the protein MTVDETRSLNELTEREREIVARLVHGQTNDQVAERSFISSFTVETHVNRAMRKLQVSDRAQAGLGRRDAGRAPQVLRDQVGVSQATGVLTGRHNIDRETARSVDRTSSSTGWGQRA; encoded by the coding sequence TTGACCGTCGACGAAACGCGCAGCCTCAACGAGCTCACTGAGCGCGAGCGGGAGATCGTGGCCCGGTTGGTTCACGGACAGACAAACGATCAGGTCGCCGAGCGCTCGTTCATCTCCTCGTTCACGGTCGAGACACACGTCAACCGGGCGATGCGGAAGCTGCAGGTCTCCGACCGCGCCCAGGCTGGTCTTGGCCGCCGCGACGCCGGACGCGCCCCGCAGGTGCTCCGCGACCAGGTCGGCGTCAGTCAGGCCACCGGCGTCCTGACGGGTAGGCACAACATCGACCGCGAAACCGCCCGGAGCGTTGATCGAACAAGCAGCTCGACGGGGTGGGGTCAGCGAGCCTGA
- a CDS encoding response regulator transcription factor, with protein MSTPFELAGCDPTELSERELQVLRLITSGKSNEEIGATLYLGINTVKTYIRTSYRKIGVATRTQAVLWGVHHGLLEGYTLVATADRTTGDDLSEPFGSSL; from the coding sequence GTGAGCACCCCGTTCGAGCTCGCCGGGTGCGACCCGACGGAGCTGTCGGAGCGTGAGCTGCAGGTGCTGCGTCTCATCACCAGCGGCAAGTCCAACGAGGAGATCGGCGCAACCCTCTATCTCGGCATCAACACCGTGAAGACCTACATCCGGACCTCGTACCGCAAGATCGGCGTCGCCACCCGGACACAGGCGGTGCTCTGGGGCGTCCATCACGGCCTGCTCGAGGGCTACACCCTCGTTGCGACCGCCGACCGCACCACGGGCGACGATCTCAGCGAACCGTTCGGCTCGTCCCTCTAG
- a CDS encoding alkene reductase, giving the protein MTDLFDPLTVGAWTLANRLVMAPLTRNRAEGTVPGDLAVEYYSQRASAGLIITEGSQPTAEGQGYLNTPGFHTQQQIAGWRRVAEGVHANGGRIVAQLMHVGRISHPDNTGGEEIIAPSPLAAPDEMFTAEGMKPFPTPREITVEEIPSIVEGYVQAARNAVAAGLDGVEVHAANGYLIHQFLAPGSNHRTDEYGGSPEHRVRFALEVTRAVAEAIGADRVGIRISPAHNIQGATEEDPADVAVTYRLLIESLAPLGLAYLSILADPKQELVQELRGSFGGVVFANDGFGEVTTRESAQEILDKDLADAVAVGRPFLANPDLPARWRTGAALNEPNPDTFYGGGAEGYTDYPFLDS; this is encoded by the coding sequence ATGACTGATCTCTTCGACCCCCTGACCGTCGGTGCGTGGACGCTGGCGAACCGACTGGTGATGGCGCCACTGACCCGCAACCGTGCCGAGGGCACCGTGCCCGGCGACCTCGCGGTCGAGTACTACTCCCAGCGCGCCTCGGCCGGCCTCATCATCACCGAGGGAAGTCAGCCCACCGCCGAGGGCCAGGGCTACCTGAACACCCCCGGCTTCCACACCCAGCAGCAGATCGCCGGGTGGCGCCGGGTGGCCGAGGGGGTGCACGCGAACGGCGGCCGTATCGTCGCGCAGCTGATGCACGTCGGTCGCATCTCCCACCCCGACAACACCGGCGGCGAGGAGATCATCGCCCCGAGCCCGCTGGCAGCCCCGGACGAGATGTTCACCGCCGAGGGGATGAAGCCGTTCCCGACCCCGCGCGAGATCACCGTCGAGGAGATCCCCTCGATCGTCGAGGGCTACGTGCAGGCCGCACGCAACGCCGTCGCGGCCGGCCTCGACGGGGTCGAGGTCCACGCCGCCAACGGATACCTGATCCACCAGTTTCTGGCGCCTGGTTCCAACCACCGCACCGACGAGTACGGCGGCTCGCCCGAGCACCGTGTCCGCTTCGCCCTCGAGGTCACCCGTGCGGTGGCCGAGGCAATCGGCGCCGACCGGGTCGGCATCCGCATCTCACCCGCCCACAACATCCAGGGCGCCACCGAGGAGGACCCGGCCGATGTCGCCGTGACCTACCGGCTCCTGATCGAGAGCCTCGCCCCGCTCGGACTGGCCTACCTCAGCATCCTCGCCGACCCGAAGCAGGAACTCGTCCAGGAACTACGCGGCTCCTTCGGCGGCGTGGTCTTCGCCAACGACGGCTTCGGCGAGGTCACCACCCGCGAATCGGCACAGGAGATCCTCGACAAGGACCTCGCCGACGCCGTCGCCGTCGGTCGACCCTTCCTGGCCAACCCAGACCTGCCCGCTCGGTGGCGGACCGGCGCCGCGCTCAACGAGCCGAACCCCGACACCTTCTACGGCGGCGGCGCCGAGGGCTACACGGACTACCCGTTCCTCGACAGCTGA
- a CDS encoding (R)-mandelonitrile lyase, producing the protein MHITRSSTATAKGPADWFTGDVYIDAVAAAPSPSRVSANLVHFMPGARTHWHRHPLGQTVFVTEGVGLCQRRGGPVETIRPGDRVLFEADEEHWHGAAPDRLMVHLAINEADDTHDVVHWQQPVTDDEYAAT; encoded by the coding sequence GTGCACATCACCCGAAGCAGCACCGCCACCGCCAAGGGACCCGCCGACTGGTTCACCGGCGACGTCTACATCGACGCCGTCGCCGCCGCCCCCTCACCGTCGCGGGTCAGCGCCAACCTGGTCCACTTCATGCCGGGCGCCCGCACCCACTGGCACCGCCACCCCCTCGGCCAGACGGTGTTCGTCACCGAGGGCGTCGGGCTCTGCCAACGCCGCGGCGGCCCCGTCGAGACCATCCGTCCCGGCGACCGCGTCCTGTTCGAGGCCGACGAGGAGCACTGGCACGGCGCTGCACCCGACCGCCTCATGGTCCACCTCGCCATCAACGAGGCCGACGACACCCACGACGTCGTCCACTGGCAGCAACCCGTCACTGACGACGAGTACGCCGCCACGTGA
- a CDS encoding helix-turn-helix transcriptional regulator — MDNRQEVREFLTTRRARITPDQAGLPTSGSRRVPGLRRSEVATLAGLSVEYYARLERGQIAGASAGVLDGLARALQLDETEHAHLLDLARAADGIPTSARARRRPPSRATSRPSLHWTLEAITDAVAFVRDPHQNLLATNTLGRAFYTPVTGDPQQPREQSPGRPPNLARFQFLDPASRDFYPDWDTFAEMCVANMRTEAGRDPHDRGLQDLVGELSTRSDTFRRLWAAHDVRTHGAGTKRFHHPVVGELTLAYEELAITAEPGLALYIYTAEPGSPSHDRLRLLASWAASNPTATTSTTTP, encoded by the coding sequence ATGGACAACCGTCAGGAGGTGCGTGAGTTCCTCACCACCCGCCGCGCCCGGATCACCCCCGACCAGGCCGGTCTGCCCACCAGCGGCTCCCGCCGCGTACCCGGGCTACGACGCAGCGAGGTCGCCACCCTCGCCGGGTTGAGCGTGGAGTACTACGCCCGCCTCGAGCGCGGCCAGATCGCCGGCGCCTCCGCCGGCGTCCTCGACGGCCTCGCCCGCGCGCTCCAGCTCGACGAGACCGAGCACGCCCACCTCCTCGACCTGGCCCGCGCCGCCGACGGCATCCCCACCTCCGCCCGAGCCCGCAGGCGCCCGCCGAGCAGGGCCACCTCGCGGCCCAGCCTCCACTGGACCCTCGAGGCGATCACCGACGCCGTCGCCTTCGTCCGCGACCCCCACCAGAACCTGCTCGCCACGAACACCCTCGGCCGCGCCTTCTACACCCCCGTCACCGGCGACCCCCAGCAGCCCCGCGAACAGAGCCCAGGGCGCCCGCCCAACCTCGCCCGGTTCCAGTTCCTCGACCCCGCCTCGCGCGACTTCTACCCCGACTGGGACACCTTCGCCGAGATGTGTGTCGCCAACATGCGCACCGAAGCCGGCCGCGACCCCCACGACCGCGGCCTGCAAGACCTCGTCGGTGAGCTATCGACCCGCAGCGACACCTTCCGCCGGCTCTGGGCCGCACACGACGTGCGCACCCACGGCGCCGGCACCAAGCGCTTCCACCACCCCGTCGTCGGCGAGCTGACCCTCGCCTACGAAGAGCTCGCCATCACCGCCGAACCCGGCCTCGCGCTGTACATCTACACCGCCGAACCCGGCTCACCGTCCCACGACCGACTACGGCTCCTCGCGTCCTGGGCCGCCTCGAACCCCACCGCAACGACCTCGACCACAACACCGTAG